The following proteins are co-located in the Echinicola sp. 20G genome:
- a CDS encoding (Fe-S)-binding protein: protein MRVGLFIPCYVDQFYPGVAKASLELLEKYDIEVDYPLSQTCCGQPMANSGYERYGKESAELFLKNFDHFDYIVAPSGSCTLHVKDHVLPKDEKAPQIFELCEFLTDVLKVKDIVSSFPHKVGFHSSCHGLRGLRLAKCSERMDPEFNKPLSLLQKVKDIEMVELDRKDECCGFGGTFAVAEEAVSITMGNDRIADHQKNGVEVLTGADMSCLMHLQGLITRQKSPIKVMHIAEILNGNPVK, encoded by the coding sequence ATGCGTGTAGGACTATTTATACCTTGTTACGTCGACCAGTTTTACCCTGGCGTAGCCAAAGCAAGCTTGGAATTATTGGAGAAATATGATATCGAAGTGGATTACCCGCTTTCTCAAACCTGCTGTGGCCAGCCCATGGCCAACTCAGGTTATGAACGATATGGCAAGGAATCCGCTGAACTCTTTCTGAAAAATTTCGATCACTTTGACTATATCGTTGCCCCATCTGGGAGCTGTACCCTTCATGTCAAAGACCATGTACTGCCCAAAGATGAAAAGGCTCCGCAGATTTTCGAGCTATGTGAATTTTTGACAGATGTGCTCAAAGTCAAAGATATTGTTTCAAGCTTTCCGCACAAAGTCGGTTTTCATTCTTCCTGCCACGGACTTCGGGGCTTAAGGTTGGCAAAATGCTCAGAAAGAATGGACCCAGAATTCAACAAGCCCCTTTCTTTACTTCAAAAAGTCAAAGACATTGAAATGGTTGAACTGGACAGAAAAGATGAATGCTGCGGCTTTGGAGGCACATTTGCTGTGGCGGAAGAGGCCGTTTCCATCACCATGGGCAATGATCGTATTGCGGACCATCAAAAGAATGGAGTTGAAGTCCTAACAGGTGCAGATATGTCTTGCCTCATGCATTTGCAAGGACTGATAACCCGTCAGAAAAGCCCTATAAAAGTCATGCACATTGCAGAAATCCTAAATGGGAACCCCGTGAAATAA
- a CDS encoding glycoside hydrolase family 31 protein encodes MNIKHFFAAFFIFFATLGSSIGQAGSSELSKNKNSYLLHSPSQALKLEFYSPVILRVRCVWDKEFENEYSYMLKQQEWEPIPVKVEESDGHFVFETERMTVMVDKETFQLSIYDEYGDLLSGEKNEMVSGGAYQDGSAVGATKFLAPDEHFFGFGERMDFLDRRGKRLDLNVGRGLGRPHIIGAYNVLEANYSPVPFFMSTKGYGIFFHNSYATHWDMGASKSQALRFEAEGGELDYFFMYGPDFSKILYHYTDLTGRSPLLPRFAHGLHVGTYSGGTWGHEEMTSTHYVVALAQKYREKGIPFDVLHLDSTWRMFGKNGGSGATSFEWRETFKDPESMFKSLYALDVNMVGLHVRPRFDNGNYLNLLDQAREEGYVYPEDHNQGEFVNVFDQESVDWWWKNGVMRIAEIGAMFLKTDEGSAFGRKANESNKTGPTSEQAVRLHNVFPVAYAKAPYEKFKEYNGMRGMNHTREGYAGIQRYPFIWAGDWPSEWQYFGPVIKAGINIGLSGVGYWSHNMGGFEHQADPELFIRWVQFGMFSPVAHVFGMDHPGYKEPWNYGEKAEEIFTKYDKLRYRLIPYIYSTAFQQYQTGKPIMRALVLEHQNDYNTYEIDDQYYFGDQMIVCPVLTKEAQTRTVYLPEGTWYDYWDGKPYEGKQYYNIVTPLDKLPVFVKAGAIIPMQEAVAFDNKEPFGDITLEVFPGKDAVFSLFEDDGISEKYMEGAYAQTTIETHQEAEALAIKIGTSEGEFDPGVRNYILKLHLDSIPQTVLASGKDLDMISIDSLLSGQKGWHYDEAGKVLWAVSEKVPEDVLTFQIK; translated from the coding sequence ATGAATATTAAACATTTCTTTGCAGCTTTTTTCATTTTCTTCGCCACACTAGGTTCTTCCATTGGCCAAGCTGGCTCAAGTGAATTATCAAAAAACAAAAATAGCTACCTGCTCCATTCTCCTTCACAAGCCCTGAAATTGGAGTTTTATTCTCCCGTGATCCTTCGCGTCCGGTGCGTTTGGGACAAAGAATTTGAAAATGAATATTCCTATATGTTAAAGCAACAGGAGTGGGAGCCTATTCCTGTAAAAGTGGAAGAAAGTGATGGTCACTTTGTTTTTGAGACGGAAAGGATGACTGTGATGGTGGATAAAGAGACTTTTCAGCTTTCCATATATGATGAGTATGGAGATTTACTTTCTGGAGAAAAAAATGAAATGGTGAGCGGGGGCGCATATCAGGATGGAAGCGCAGTTGGGGCTACAAAATTCCTGGCTCCAGATGAGCATTTCTTTGGTTTTGGTGAACGGATGGACTTCTTGGACCGACGAGGAAAGCGGTTGGACTTGAATGTAGGAAGGGGATTGGGCAGACCTCATATTATTGGAGCTTATAATGTTTTGGAAGCCAATTATTCTCCTGTTCCGTTTTTTATGAGCACCAAAGGTTACGGGATATTTTTCCATAATTCCTACGCAACTCATTGGGACATGGGGGCAAGCAAGTCCCAGGCTTTGCGCTTTGAAGCTGAAGGTGGGGAGTTGGATTATTTTTTTATGTATGGTCCTGATTTTTCTAAAATACTATACCACTACACGGACTTGACCGGGAGATCTCCTTTGTTGCCCCGTTTTGCACATGGGTTGCATGTGGGCACATATAGCGGAGGTACTTGGGGGCATGAGGAAATGACATCAACCCATTATGTGGTAGCTCTGGCGCAAAAATACAGAGAGAAAGGAATTCCATTTGATGTACTTCACTTGGATTCTACGTGGAGAATGTTCGGTAAAAATGGAGGGAGTGGTGCGACATCTTTTGAGTGGAGGGAAACTTTTAAAGATCCCGAGAGTATGTTTAAAAGCCTATATGCCCTGGATGTGAATATGGTAGGGCTTCATGTCAGGCCGCGGTTCGATAATGGAAATTACCTCAATCTATTGGACCAAGCCAGAGAAGAAGGGTATGTCTATCCAGAAGACCATAATCAAGGGGAATTTGTTAATGTCTTTGACCAGGAATCAGTGGATTGGTGGTGGAAAAATGGTGTGATGCGGATTGCCGAAATAGGAGCCATGTTTCTTAAAACGGATGAAGGCAGTGCTTTTGGGAGGAAGGCTAATGAGAGTAATAAAACAGGTCCCACAAGTGAGCAAGCGGTTCGGTTGCATAATGTGTTTCCTGTAGCCTATGCAAAAGCCCCTTATGAAAAGTTTAAGGAATATAATGGGATGAGGGGGATGAACCATACCCGAGAAGGTTATGCTGGGATTCAGCGATATCCATTTATTTGGGCAGGAGATTGGCCCAGTGAATGGCAGTACTTTGGACCTGTAATTAAAGCAGGAATAAATATTGGTCTGTCCGGAGTTGGATATTGGTCCCATAATATGGGAGGGTTTGAGCATCAAGCAGACCCTGAGTTGTTTATCAGGTGGGTACAGTTTGGTATGTTTAGCCCCGTAGCCCATGTGTTTGGAATGGATCATCCCGGTTATAAGGAGCCATGGAATTATGGTGAGAAAGCAGAGGAAATCTTTACGAAATATGATAAATTAAGGTATCGGCTGATACCTTACATCTATAGTACGGCCTTTCAGCAATACCAAACAGGCAAGCCAATCATGAGGGCATTGGTATTGGAGCATCAAAATGATTACAACACGTATGAAATAGATGATCAATATTATTTTGGAGACCAAATGATAGTGTGCCCAGTCTTAACCAAGGAAGCGCAGACAAGAACAGTTTATTTGCCAGAGGGCACTTGGTATGACTACTGGGATGGAAAGCCATACGAAGGCAAACAGTATTATAATATCGTGACTCCTTTGGATAAGCTGCCCGTCTTTGTGAAAGCTGGAGCGATCATTCCGATGCAGGAAGCGGTGGCCTTTGATAACAAAGAGCCTTTCGGAGACATTACTTTAGAAGTTTTCCCAGGTAAGGATGCAGTTTTTTCTTTGTTTGAGGATGATGGCATTTCTGAAAAGTACATGGAGGGAGCTTATGCTCAAACAACAATTGAGACCCATCAAGAAGCTGAAGCCTTGGCAATAAAAATAGGAACATCAGAAGGGGAGTTTGACCCAGGCGTAAGGAATTATATTCTGAAGCTCCATTTGGATAGCATTCCTCAAACTGTTTTGGCCAGTGGAAAGGATTTGGATATGATCTCTATTGATTCTTTGCTCTCCGGCCAGAAGGGTTGGCATTATGATGAAGCAGGGAAAGTTCTTTGGGCTGTTTCAGAAAAAGTGCCAGAAGATGTTTTAACCTTTCAAATTAAATAG
- a CDS encoding bifunctional aldolase/short-chain dehydrogenase — MSTLERTFKHVNYLWDDQKAQELEGDEVALLIYRSNILGADLRITNYGGGNTSCKTMETDPLTKKETEVMWVKGSGGDIGTLKKSGLAGLYVEKLHALKNVYRGLEFEDEMVGLFNHCIYDLDSKAPSIDTPLHAFLPFKHIDHLHPDAAIAIAAAKDGEKITQELFEGQIAWVPWQKPGFDLALQLEKALNENPGIRGIMLGGHGLFTWGDTAYECYINSLEVIDKASIYLEENYGKDRPVFGGQKIESLAPEARKDQAAKIAPVLRGLASGYNRMVGHFTDDERVLQFANSHDLEKLAPLGTSCPDHFLRTKIRPLVLDFPADVDLSNAEEIKAKLDKDFEEYRAYYTKYYEDHKRDNSPAIRDANPVIILWPGVGMFSYAKNKQTARVASEFYINAINVMRGAEAVSEYVSLPLQEAFDIEYWLLEEAKLQRMPKEQPLSRKIALVTGGAGGIGKAIADKLASEGACVFITDINQDRLDEAVATYSNDVGAGAIMDVTKGDDIVAALKAATLKFGGVDIIVNCAGLAISKPIEQTTEKDWDLLQDILVKGQFAVSKAAVEIMREQKLGGDIINIASKNALVSGPNNVGYGTAKAAQVHMSRLLAAELGKDKIRVNVVNPDAVIEGSKIWEGEWAAGRAKAYGIKVEELPAFYAKRTILNEIIGVDDIANGVFAFVGGDLSKSTGNILNVDGGVAAAFVR, encoded by the coding sequence ATGAGCACATTAGAAAGAACATTTAAGCATGTGAATTACCTCTGGGATGACCAAAAGGCCCAGGAACTAGAAGGAGATGAAGTGGCCCTTTTGATCTACCGGTCAAACATTTTGGGTGCTGACCTTCGGATAACCAACTATGGGGGAGGAAACACCAGCTGCAAGACCATGGAGACAGATCCTTTGACCAAAAAGGAAACGGAAGTGATGTGGGTAAAAGGTTCTGGTGGTGACATCGGGACTTTGAAAAAGAGCGGACTTGCAGGACTTTATGTGGAGAAATTACATGCCCTGAAAAATGTATACAGAGGTTTGGAGTTTGAAGATGAGATGGTAGGTCTTTTCAATCACTGTATTTATGATTTGGACTCAAAGGCACCATCCATTGATACACCATTACACGCTTTTTTGCCTTTCAAACATATTGACCACCTTCACCCCGACGCGGCGATTGCCATTGCAGCGGCAAAGGATGGTGAAAAGATTACACAAGAGCTTTTTGAAGGACAGATTGCTTGGGTGCCATGGCAGAAGCCGGGGTTTGACCTTGCCTTACAATTGGAGAAAGCTTTGAATGAAAATCCTGGCATCCGAGGAATCATGTTGGGTGGACATGGATTGTTTACTTGGGGAGATACTGCTTACGAATGTTACATCAACAGTTTGGAGGTAATCGATAAGGCTTCCATTTATCTGGAAGAAAATTATGGCAAGGATCGTCCAGTATTTGGTGGTCAGAAAATTGAATCGCTGGCGCCAGAAGCAAGGAAAGACCAAGCGGCCAAAATCGCTCCAGTATTGAGGGGTTTGGCTTCAGGGTATAACAGAATGGTGGGCCATTTTACCGATGATGAGCGAGTGTTGCAGTTTGCTAACAGTCATGACCTGGAAAAGTTAGCTCCATTGGGAACTAGCTGTCCAGACCACTTCCTTAGAACTAAAATCAGACCTTTGGTATTGGATTTTCCAGCAGATGTGGACTTGAGCAATGCGGAGGAAATCAAAGCCAAACTGGACAAGGATTTTGAAGAGTACAGGGCTTACTATACCAAATATTACGAAGACCACAAGCGTGACAACAGTCCCGCGATTAGAGATGCCAATCCGGTAATTATTTTATGGCCTGGTGTGGGTATGTTCTCTTATGCAAAGAATAAACAGACTGCACGGGTGGCCAGTGAGTTTTATATCAACGCCATCAATGTGATGCGTGGTGCTGAGGCGGTATCTGAATACGTTTCATTGCCTTTGCAGGAAGCTTTTGATATTGAATATTGGTTGTTGGAAGAAGCAAAGCTTCAAAGAATGCCCAAAGAGCAGCCACTTTCTAGAAAGATTGCTTTGGTGACTGGTGGTGCTGGCGGTATCGGAAAGGCTATTGCCGACAAATTGGCCAGTGAAGGCGCCTGTGTATTTATCACTGATATCAATCAGGACCGTCTGGATGAAGCAGTAGCTACTTATTCCAATGATGTAGGAGCGGGAGCCATCATGGACGTGACCAAAGGTGATGATATTGTTGCTGCACTAAAAGCAGCAACGCTGAAGTTTGGAGGAGTAGATATCATTGTGAACTGTGCAGGATTGGCCATTTCCAAACCGATCGAACAGACCACAGAAAAAGACTGGGATTTGCTTCAGGATATTTTGGTGAAAGGCCAGTTTGCCGTTTCCAAAGCTGCCGTGGAAATCATGAGAGAGCAAAAACTGGGTGGAGATATCATCAATATAGCCAGTAAGAATGCCTTGGTGTCAGGACCAAACAATGTAGGCTATGGAACAGCTAAAGCTGCACAAGTCCACATGAGCAGGTTGTTGGCAGCGGAACTGGGCAAAGATAAAATCCGCGTAAACGTGGTGAATCCAGATGCTGTGATCGAAGGAAGTAAAATATGGGAAGGCGAATGGGCTGCAGGAAGAGCCAAAGCTTATGGAATCAAAGTAGAAGAATTACCAGCTTTCTATGCCAAAAGAACGATCTTGAACGAGATCATAGGTGTGGACGATATTGCTAACGGTGTATTCGCCTTTGTGGGCGGTGACCTAAGCAAATCAACAGGTAACATTCTCAATGTGGATGGTGGTGTAGCTGCTGCCTTTGTAAGATAA
- a CDS encoding TIM barrel protein yields the protein MRLDQQKINQVNEQTLSEHRESLDHLSKVLGRKEIDANSIIGKLKEFQVAIPSWALGTGGTRFGRFSGGGEPGTLEDKIADVGLLHQLSQSAGAISLHIPWDIPEDVEAIKQLADSYGLLFDAVNSNTFQDQPDQKLSYKFGSLCHVDKAVRQQAIDHNLEVVKYGEALGSKSLTVWLADGSSFPGQLNFKKAFQRTLESLQAIYAGMPSDWKMFVEYKPYEPNFYSTVIQDWGSSHMLADKLGDRAFSLVDLGHHLPNTNIEQIVATLMMVGKLGGFHFNDSKYGDDDVTVGSLKPYQLFLIFNELVDGMEDPTSNNPYPAWMIDASHNLKDPLEDLLQSLEAIKIAYAQAMLVDRAALEEARENNDPSLAQEILQAAYRTDVRPLLAEARLHAGGALDPIGTYRRLNVRKELIAARGAKTVSTGL from the coding sequence ATGCGTTTAGATCAACAAAAAATAAATCAAGTAAATGAACAGACTCTCTCGGAACATCGGGAGAGTCTTGATCATTTGTCCAAAGTGCTGGGCAGAAAAGAAATCGATGCAAATAGTATAATCGGTAAATTGAAAGAATTCCAAGTGGCCATTCCTAGCTGGGCCCTGGGAACAGGAGGAACCCGATTTGGCCGCTTTTCCGGAGGCGGAGAGCCAGGAACCTTGGAAGACAAAATAGCAGATGTTGGGCTGCTTCACCAGTTAAGTCAGTCTGCAGGGGCGATCTCATTACATATTCCTTGGGATATTCCAGAAGACGTTGAGGCCATCAAACAACTGGCTGACAGTTACGGGTTGCTGTTTGATGCGGTTAACTCCAATACCTTTCAGGATCAGCCGGATCAAAAGCTGTCCTACAAGTTTGGTTCGCTTTGCCATGTGGACAAAGCCGTTCGTCAACAGGCTATTGACCATAATTTGGAGGTGGTGAAATATGGAGAAGCTTTAGGTTCCAAATCACTGACCGTTTGGTTGGCCGATGGGTCTTCTTTTCCTGGACAGCTGAACTTTAAAAAGGCTTTTCAAAGAACTTTGGAGTCTTTGCAGGCCATCTATGCGGGCATGCCTTCCGATTGGAAAATGTTTGTAGAATACAAGCCTTACGAGCCAAATTTCTATTCTACGGTGATCCAGGATTGGGGATCTTCCCACATGTTGGCAGATAAGTTGGGTGACAGGGCTTTTAGCTTGGTGGATTTAGGACACCATTTGCCCAATACCAATATTGAACAGATTGTTGCTACCTTGATGATGGTCGGTAAGTTGGGGGGCTTTCACTTCAACGACTCCAAATATGGAGATGATGATGTGACTGTAGGTTCATTAAAGCCTTATCAGCTGTTTTTAATCTTTAATGAACTAGTGGATGGCATGGAAGATCCCACTTCCAATAATCCATACCCAGCTTGGATGATTGATGCCAGCCATAATTTGAAAGATCCATTGGAGGACTTGCTACAGTCTTTGGAGGCCATTAAAATTGCTTATGCTCAGGCCATGTTGGTGGATCGAGCGGCTTTAGAGGAAGCAAGGGAAAATAATGATCCTTCATTGGCACAGGAAATTCTTCAGGCTGCTTACAGAACGGATGTGCGTCCACTACTGGCTGAGGCAAGGTTACATGCTGGAGGGGCCTTGGATCCGATTGGAACTTATAGAAGATTGAATGTCCGTAAGGAATTGATTGCAGCACGTGGTGCTAAAACAGTTTCGACAGGACTTTAA
- a CDS encoding FGGY-family carbohydrate kinase translates to MMPLPVIAIFDIGKTNKKFFLFDEEMNEVKQEYYKIPLTKDEDGFECDDLPVLTEWIKATVDGICESSAYELKGVNFSTYGASFVHLDEDGQPLTPLYNYLKEVPQVIIDEFYQSYPEETNNLETASPSLGMLNSGLQLYWLKKTQPDLFSKIKSSLHFPQYLSYLFTGKAVSEPTSIGCHTRLWDFQKREYHDWVKQEGIDRVLPEIVPTSQTYPSELCGHEVQVGVGIHDSSSALASYLVRIKEPFLLISTGTWSISLNPFTQDPLTMEELDNDCLNFLSIDGNPVKASRFFMGYEFNYQIDRINKHYNKPDKYYKNVEADRSILQPIKDGAVTNTFCPKHIAETPLVKSLFGGNEWNPEGFDSFEEAYHHLIWGLTLLQVASLKLAKGSSNINKVFIDGGFVHNEVFMELLRHYLPDCELEFSDFPLGSAYGAALVLEQKSGVGVK, encoded by the coding sequence ATGATGCCATTACCGGTAATAGCCATATTTGATATAGGAAAAACGAATAAGAAATTCTTCTTGTTCGATGAAGAGATGAATGAGGTCAAGCAGGAATACTACAAAATTCCTTTGACCAAAGATGAAGATGGTTTTGAATGTGATGATTTGCCTGTGTTGACCGAATGGATTAAAGCTACAGTGGATGGAATTTGCGAATCTTCAGCTTATGAACTGAAAGGAGTGAACTTCTCTACCTATGGGGCTTCTTTTGTTCACCTGGATGAAGATGGTCAGCCTTTGACACCACTTTATAATTATTTGAAAGAAGTACCTCAGGTGATTATTGATGAGTTTTACCAAAGTTATCCTGAAGAAACCAATAATCTGGAAACTGCTTCACCATCTTTGGGAATGCTGAATTCTGGATTACAGCTATATTGGTTGAAAAAGACCCAACCTGATTTATTTTCAAAAATTAAATCTTCCTTGCATTTTCCACAATACCTGAGTTACCTCTTTACTGGAAAAGCAGTCAGTGAGCCGACATCCATAGGCTGTCATACGCGGCTTTGGGACTTTCAGAAGAGGGAATATCATGATTGGGTAAAGCAAGAAGGGATAGACAGGGTCTTGCCTGAAATTGTACCTACAAGCCAGACTTACCCCAGTGAGCTTTGCGGCCATGAGGTGCAAGTAGGTGTAGGAATCCATGACAGCTCCTCTGCTTTGGCTTCCTATTTGGTAAGGATCAAAGAGCCTTTTTTGTTGATATCCACAGGGACATGGAGTATATCTTTGAATCCTTTTACCCAAGATCCATTGACGATGGAGGAATTGGATAACGACTGCTTGAATTTTTTGAGTATTGATGGTAATCCGGTGAAAGCGTCCCGCTTTTTTATGGGCTATGAGTTTAATTACCAGATTGATAGAATCAACAAGCATTATAACAAGCCAGACAAATATTACAAGAATGTCGAGGCGGACAGGTCCATTCTTCAGCCTATTAAAGATGGGGCCGTCACAAATACTTTTTGCCCAAAGCATATTGCAGAAACACCCTTGGTGAAATCACTCTTTGGAGGAAATGAATGGAATCCTGAGGGTTTTGACTCCTTTGAGGAAGCTTATCACCACTTGATTTGGGGATTGACTTTACTTCAGGTGGCGTCGTTGAAATTGGCCAAAGGAAGCTCTAATATCAACAAAGTTTTTATAGATGGCGGTTTTGTCCATAACGAAGTATTTATGGAACTGCTGAGGCACTACTTGCCTGATTGTGAATTGGAATTCTCCGATTTTCCACTGGGTTCAGCCTATGGAGCCGCTTTGGTGTTAGAGCAGAAAAGTGGGGTTGGGGTGAAGTGA
- a CDS encoding Gfo/Idh/MocA family protein, which produces MSDQTINKKRRAFMHKAGIMTAGSFFIHPIAKALSLRDDPAKKLRIALVGTGIRGTSMFGKSVMEDYSNEVEFVGLSDINPGRLAYGKKYIGAECPTFVDFDEMMVKTKPDVLIVTTMDSTHDQFIIKGLEAGVNVITEKPMTTDEVKCQNILNAERKTGKTVIVTFNYRYSPHRQKIYELLHSGEIGTVTSVDFHWYLNTDHGASYFRRWHGYRDKGGTLLVHKATHHFDLLNWWLDSDPQEVFAYGKLEFYGKNGPFRHTNCRPCPHKSKCDFYWDITKSERLTGLYTDNEQYDGYLRDGCVYREDIDIYDKMAVQIKYMNDVQVSYSLTSYSPYEGYRIAFNGTKGRLEAWIKESQPWEVKPADEIRLTKNFADTEIITIPHAGGGHGGGDTRLKDKLFKDPNMADPYRQSAGTRDGAMSILIGIAARKSIESNKPVRVADLVDIELQAKRPKS; this is translated from the coding sequence ATGTCAGATCAAACTATTAACAAAAAACGAAGAGCTTTTATGCACAAGGCCGGCATAATGACTGCAGGCTCATTTTTTATTCATCCTATCGCCAAAGCACTATCCCTTAGGGATGATCCTGCCAAAAAATTACGGATAGCATTGGTAGGCACAGGAATTCGCGGCACCAGCATGTTTGGCAAAAGCGTGATGGAAGACTATTCTAATGAGGTGGAATTTGTAGGGCTTTCCGATATCAACCCTGGCCGTTTAGCGTATGGAAAAAAGTACATTGGCGCAGAGTGCCCCACCTTTGTGGATTTCGACGAAATGATGGTCAAAACTAAACCGGATGTACTGATCGTCACCACCATGGACAGTACCCACGATCAGTTTATCATTAAGGGACTGGAAGCGGGCGTCAATGTAATCACTGAAAAGCCCATGACCACCGATGAAGTCAAATGTCAAAATATCCTGAACGCAGAAAGAAAAACCGGTAAAACGGTCATTGTAACCTTTAACTACCGCTACAGTCCTCACCGTCAAAAAATCTATGAATTGCTGCATAGTGGTGAAATTGGTACAGTAACCTCTGTGGACTTTCACTGGTACCTCAATACAGATCATGGGGCTTCTTATTTCAGACGGTGGCATGGTTACCGTGACAAAGGTGGCACTTTACTGGTTCACAAAGCTACCCACCATTTTGATCTGCTTAACTGGTGGCTGGATTCCGACCCACAGGAAGTTTTCGCCTACGGCAAATTGGAATTCTATGGAAAGAATGGCCCTTTTCGACACACCAACTGCCGCCCTTGTCCCCATAAAAGCAAATGTGACTTTTATTGGGACATCACCAAAAGTGAGCGATTGACAGGACTCTATACTGATAATGAACAATATGATGGTTATTTGAGAGATGGCTGTGTTTACCGTGAAGATATCGACATCTACGACAAAATGGCCGTGCAGATTAAATACATGAATGACGTACAAGTGAGCTATTCCTTGACTTCTTACTCTCCTTATGAGGGCTATAGAATCGCTTTCAATGGCACCAAGGGCCGACTGGAGGCATGGATCAAGGAAAGCCAACCTTGGGAGGTAAAACCTGCTGATGAAATCCGTTTAACCAAAAACTTTGCAGATACTGAAATTATCACTATCCCTCACGCGGGTGGTGGACACGGAGGAGGTGATACCAGGCTCAAAGACAAGCTCTTCAAGGATCCCAATATGGCTGATCCTTACCGTCAATCCGCTGGAACAAGGGATGGGGCCATGTCCATCTTGATTGGCATTGCTGCCCGGAAAAGTATTGAAAGCAATAAGCCTGTCAGGGTAGCGGATCTAGTGGATATCGAGCTGCAGGCAAAGCGACCAAAAAGTTAA
- a CDS encoding lipocalin family protein: MRKLLLFGLLIFMGKMTLAQSIEPAKLIGEWKLVQADMVDQVRSSLAYRQAMGEQREAMDYKIKRLLENTFYHFQDGDSLHYTDLKEGAIVQQYANFTLDQDTLLIKESSKIKKAKIVELTAARLVIVPILEGKEAMGKMVFEKVRP, from the coding sequence ATGAGAAAACTACTTTTGTTTGGTTTATTGATTTTTATGGGAAAAATGACGCTGGCCCAAAGCATTGAACCAGCTAAGCTTATAGGAGAGTGGAAGCTGGTTCAGGCGGATATGGTGGATCAAGTCAGGTCTTCCCTAGCCTATAGACAAGCTATGGGAGAACAGAGAGAGGCCATGGATTACAAAATAAAAAGGCTATTGGAAAATACCTTTTACCATTTTCAAGATGGGGACAGCCTTCACTATACAGACCTCAAGGAAGGAGCAATTGTACAACAGTATGCCAATTTTACATTGGATCAGGACACGCTCTTGATCAAGGAAAGTAGCAAGATAAAGAAAGCCAAGATAGTGGAGCTGACAGCGGCTAGGTTGGTGATTGTGCCGATTTTGGAGGGAAAAGAAGCGATGGGCAAAATGGTTTTTGAAAAAGTGAGGCCATAA
- a CDS encoding gluconate 2-dehydrogenase subunit 3 family protein, with product MNRRENLKLLFTGSLASGLFMTGCGPEAPKEIAHAPVIGEGTKWGRTPEEMAHNAALKEDVFFTEGEMEKLNYLVDVIIPKDDVSGSATDAGVPDFIEFIVKDMPHYQTPMRGGLMWLDNQADDRFGKTFMEASTEERIQIIDDIAYPEKAKPAMSRGVKFFNTLRDLTSTGFFTSQEGFKDLDYKGNRPNVWNGIPDEVMAKHGFKLEEKYIPIYMNPDTRATLAQWDDEGNLIG from the coding sequence ATGAATAGAAGAGAGAATTTAAAACTATTGTTTACAGGTTCATTGGCATCGGGTCTTTTTATGACTGGCTGTGGACCTGAAGCCCCTAAAGAAATCGCACATGCACCAGTAATTGGTGAAGGCACCAAGTGGGGCAGGACACCCGAAGAGATGGCTCACAATGCCGCCTTGAAAGAGGATGTTTTCTTCACCGAAGGCGAGATGGAAAAACTCAACTACTTGGTAGATGTGATCATCCCTAAAGATGATGTATCAGGAAGTGCTACTGATGCTGGTGTACCAGATTTCATTGAATTCATTGTAAAGGACATGCCTCATTACCAAACTCCAATGAGAGGAGGTTTAATGTGGTTGGACAATCAAGCTGATGATCGCTTTGGCAAGACCTTTATGGAGGCAAGTACAGAGGAGCGTATTCAGATTATCGATGATATCGCTTACCCAGAAAAGGCCAAACCAGCCATGAGCCGTGGTGTGAAGTTTTTCAATACCTTGAGAGACCTTACTTCCACCGGTTTCTTCACCTCACAGGAAGGCTTCAAAGACCTTGATTACAAAGGAAATCGACCAAATGTTTGGAACGGTATTCCTGATGAAGTAATGGCCAAGCATGGCTTTAAGTTAGAAGAAAAATATATTCCTATCTATATGAACCCTGATACAAGGGCCACATTGGCCCAGTGGGATGATGAAGGAAATTTAATTGGTTAA